In Archangium violaceum, the following are encoded in one genomic region:
- a CDS encoding ABC transporter permease: MPGDPASAMFARFAGQLQPEAIDSLRVAFGFTDEPLHQQYFTYVAHLFQGDLGLSIAYFPSKVTDVIATGLGWTLLLSGIAVIISFALGTALGVVATWKRGGWLDSVLPPVLIFLGAFPYFWLAMVLLYTLGFVLGAFPARHAYSDTIAPALSAEFILSVMQHMVLPVSAIVIASLGGWMLSMRSTMVGVLAEDYITMANAKGLSQKRIMFHYAARNALLPNITGFGMALGFVLSGSLLTEIVFSYPGQGYLLIQAVRNQDYPLMQGIFLTITLAVLGANLLVDILYVWLDPRTRAR; encoded by the coding sequence ATGCCGGGCGATCCCGCCTCGGCCATGTTCGCGCGCTTCGCCGGGCAGCTCCAGCCGGAGGCCATCGACTCCCTGCGCGTGGCCTTCGGCTTCACCGACGAGCCGCTCCATCAGCAGTACTTCACCTACGTGGCCCACCTGTTCCAGGGCGATCTCGGCCTCTCCATCGCGTACTTCCCCTCGAAGGTGACGGACGTGATCGCCACGGGACTGGGCTGGACGCTGCTGCTCTCGGGCATCGCGGTGATCATCAGCTTCGCGCTCGGCACGGCCCTGGGCGTGGTCGCCACGTGGAAGCGCGGTGGCTGGCTGGACTCGGTACTGCCGCCAGTGCTCATCTTCCTGGGCGCGTTCCCCTACTTCTGGCTCGCGATGGTGCTGCTCTACACCCTCGGGTTCGTGCTCGGCGCCTTCCCCGCCCGGCATGCCTACAGCGACACGATCGCGCCCGCGCTGAGCGCCGAGTTCATCCTCAGCGTCATGCAGCACATGGTGCTCCCCGTGTCGGCGATCGTCATCGCCTCGCTCGGCGGCTGGATGCTCAGCATGCGCAGCACCATGGTGGGCGTGCTCGCCGAGGACTACATCACCATGGCGAACGCCAAGGGCCTGTCCCAGAAGCGGATCATGTTCCACTACGCCGCTCGCAACGCGCTGCTGCCCAACATCACGGGCTTCGGCATGGCGCTGGGGTTCGTCCTCTCCGGCTCCCTGCTGACCGAGATCGTCTTCTCGTATCCGGGACAGGGCTACCTGCTCATCCAGGCGGTGCGCAACCAGGACTACCCGCTCATGCAGGGCATCTTCCTGACCATCACGCTGGCCGTGCTGGGCGCGAACCTGCTCGTGGACATCCTTTACGTGTGGCTCGATCCCCGGACGCGGGCTCGTTGA
- a CDS encoding ABC transporter ATP-binding protein — MRDLRVEYLTPTGPVCAVDGVSFDIGRGEVLGLAGESGSGKSTVAQALLRILRPPAVITGGQVLFEGEDILAMSEARLRELRWRKVSLVFQSAMNSLNPILTIGDQIVDAIQAHQPVKRSEAVDKAVSLLKLVGIDSSRITSYPHQLSGGMRQRVVIAIALALEPPLMLMDEPTTALDVVVQKEILHQVAELKDKLGFSILFITHDLSLILEFSTRIAVLYAGKLMEMGPSQELFHAPKHPYTQGLLGSVPSVRGPRRKLVGIPGSPPDMRKLPVGCRFHPRCPSATNICRTHAPVLRELGPAHIEACHLDSP, encoded by the coding sequence GTGCGCGACCTCCGGGTCGAATACCTGACGCCCACGGGGCCCGTGTGCGCCGTCGACGGCGTCTCGTTCGACATCGGGCGAGGCGAGGTGCTCGGGCTCGCCGGCGAGTCGGGCAGCGGCAAGTCGACCGTGGCGCAGGCCCTGCTGCGGATCCTCCGCCCCCCCGCCGTCATCACCGGCGGGCAGGTGCTCTTCGAGGGCGAGGACATCCTGGCGATGAGCGAGGCGCGGCTGCGGGAGCTGCGCTGGCGCAAGGTGTCGCTCGTCTTCCAGAGCGCGATGAACTCGCTCAACCCCATCCTCACGATCGGTGATCAGATCGTGGATGCGATCCAGGCGCACCAGCCGGTGAAGCGCTCCGAGGCCGTCGACAAGGCCGTCTCGCTGCTCAAGCTCGTGGGGATCGACAGCTCGCGGATCACGAGCTACCCGCACCAGCTGTCGGGCGGCATGAGGCAGCGCGTGGTGATCGCCATCGCGCTCGCGCTCGAGCCGCCGCTGATGCTCATGGACGAGCCGACGACGGCGCTCGACGTGGTGGTGCAGAAGGAAATCCTCCACCAGGTCGCCGAGCTCAAGGACAAGCTCGGGTTCTCCATCCTGTTCATCACGCATGATCTCTCGCTGATCCTCGAGTTCTCCACGCGGATCGCCGTGCTCTACGCGGGCAAGCTCATGGAGATGGGGCCCTCCCAGGAGCTGTTCCACGCGCCCAAGCACCCGTACACCCAGGGGCTGCTGGGCTCGGTCCCCTCGGTCCGAGGGCCCCGCCGCAAGCTCGTGGGCATCCCTGGCTCTCCCCCGGACATGCGAAAGCTCCCCGTGGGGTGCCGCTTCCACCCGCGCTGCCCGTCCGCGACGAATATCTGCCGGACACATGCGCCCGTCCTGCGCGAGCTGGGCCCCGCCCACATCGAGGCCTGTCACCTGGATTCCCCATGA
- a CDS encoding ABC transporter ATP-binding protein yields the protein MTTIDRKNQAILEAKGLGKYFQVGGGFRPKQLRALNEVSFALGQRQVVALVGESGSGKSTIARLLVRLMEPSSGKILFRGRDILQEEPRQASLDYRAQVQMIFQDPFGSLNPVHTIGNHLERPLLLHGKAKGTSELRERVHDLLATVDLNPAAEIASRYPHQLSGGQRQRVAIARALAPGPSVILADEPISMLDVSIRVGVLNLMERLKEERGISYLYITHDIASARYFADRTMVMYAGHIVEGAPSEELMQRPAHPYTQLLLSAVPDPHGSMKNELKAKSGAPKLIDPPPGCPFADRCPSAMAVCRQEMPGTTQLEQDRWVRCHLFGQGASSGTVGSQTPTNAADPESGISGVAARRLEEAR from the coding sequence ATGACGACCATCGACCGGAAGAACCAGGCCATCCTCGAGGCGAAGGGCCTCGGCAAATACTTCCAGGTGGGCGGTGGCTTCAGGCCCAAGCAGCTGCGTGCCCTCAACGAGGTCTCCTTCGCGCTCGGGCAACGGCAGGTCGTCGCGCTCGTGGGCGAGTCAGGCAGCGGCAAGAGCACGATCGCGCGGCTGCTCGTGCGGCTGATGGAGCCTTCCTCCGGGAAGATCCTCTTCCGCGGCAGGGACATCCTCCAGGAAGAGCCTCGGCAGGCCTCACTCGACTACCGGGCGCAGGTGCAGATGATCTTCCAGGATCCGTTCGGCTCGCTGAACCCGGTCCATACCATCGGAAATCACCTCGAGAGGCCCCTGCTCCTGCACGGAAAGGCGAAGGGCACCTCCGAGCTCAGGGAGCGCGTGCATGATCTGCTCGCGACCGTCGACCTGAACCCGGCGGCGGAGATCGCGTCGCGATATCCGCATCAGCTCTCGGGCGGGCAGCGACAGCGCGTGGCGATCGCGCGAGCGCTGGCACCGGGTCCCTCGGTGATCCTCGCCGACGAGCCGATCTCCATGCTCGATGTGTCCATCCGGGTCGGCGTCTTGAACCTGATGGAGCGCCTCAAGGAGGAGCGGGGAATCTCCTATCTGTACATCACGCACGACATCGCGAGCGCGCGCTACTTCGCGGACCGGACGATGGTGATGTACGCGGGGCACATCGTGGAGGGCGCGCCGAGCGAGGAGCTGATGCAGCGGCCGGCGCACCCCTATACGCAGCTGCTGCTGTCCGCGGTGCCGGACCCGCATGGCTCGATGAAGAACGAGCTGAAGGCCAAATCGGGTGCGCCCAAGTTGATCGATCCGCCTCCCGGCTGTCCGTTCGCCGATCGGTGCCCGAGCGCCATGGCGGTGTGCCGCCAGGAGATGCCGGGCACGACGCAGCTCGAGCAGGATCGCTGGGTGCGGTGCCACCTGTTCGGACAGGGCGCCTCGTCCGGTACGGTGGGCTCGCAGACGCCCACGAACGCCGCCGACCCGGAGAGCGGGATCTCGGGGGTCGCGGCGCGGCGTCTCGAGGAAGCTCGCTGA
- a CDS encoding ABC transporter permease: MSSSKQSNKQRTGFIWQLLENRKASAGAVLILFFVLLGLFGPLLVRVDPSAFVGPPHQEPSSEYLFGTTGQGQDVLAQTVAGARTSLTVGFLTGFAVMAIGALVGMTAGFFGGWVDSVLSFITNVFLIIPGLPMAVVIAAYLQPGPVTIGLVLVITGWAWNARMLRSQILSLREKDFVLAAIVSGEGRMRIIFREILPNMTSLLMSGFISATVYAIGAQVGLEFLGIGDVSTVTWGTNLYWASNDAALLTGAWWTIIPTGVCVALIGFALVLVNFAIDEITNPRLRAERTWTRLLKSHDLEGGLSTPVVRHSGNN, encoded by the coding sequence ATGTCATCCTCGAAGCAATCCAACAAGCAGCGCACGGGCTTCATCTGGCAGCTGCTCGAGAACCGCAAGGCATCCGCCGGGGCGGTGCTCATCCTCTTCTTCGTGCTGCTCGGTCTCTTCGGACCGCTGCTCGTGCGCGTCGACCCGTCCGCCTTCGTGGGCCCGCCGCACCAGGAGCCCTCCTCCGAGTATCTCTTCGGAACCACCGGCCAGGGGCAGGACGTGCTCGCGCAGACGGTCGCGGGGGCTCGCACGTCGCTCACGGTGGGGTTCCTGACGGGCTTCGCCGTCATGGCCATTGGCGCGCTCGTCGGAATGACCGCTGGCTTCTTCGGCGGGTGGGTCGACAGCGTCCTGTCGTTCATCACGAACGTGTTCCTGATCATCCCCGGGCTGCCCATGGCCGTCGTCATCGCGGCCTACCTGCAGCCCGGTCCCGTCACCATCGGGCTCGTGCTGGTCATCACGGGGTGGGCGTGGAACGCGCGCATGCTGCGCTCGCAGATCCTCTCCCTGCGGGAGAAGGACTTCGTGCTGGCCGCGATCGTGAGTGGCGAGGGGCGCATGCGGATCATCTTCCGGGAGATCCTCCCCAACATGACGTCGCTGCTGATGAGCGGTTTCATCTCGGCGACGGTCTACGCGATCGGCGCGCAGGTGGGCCTCGAGTTCCTGGGCATCGGGGACGTGAGCACCGTCACGTGGGGCACGAACCTGTACTGGGCCTCCAACGACGCGGCCCTGCTGACGGGCGCGTGGTGGACCATCATTCCCACGGGCGTGTGCGTGGCGCTCATCGGCTTCGCGCTCGTGCTCGTCAACTTCGCGATCGACGAGATCACCAACCCGCGGCTGCGGGCCGAGCGGACGTGGACACGGCTCCTCAAGAGCCATGACCTGGAAGGGGGCCTGTCGACCCCCGTGGTGAGGCACAGTGGAAACAACTAA
- the nhaA gene encoding Na+/H+ antiporter NhaA, with amino-acid sequence METRTVPPVPRIFEVAVAPLQAFFRLEASSGILLALCAVAAMIWANSPWADSYVTLFDAQLALGQGDTLSHFTFRELINDGLMTIFFFVVGMEIKRELAVGELRTLSKALLPLIAAMGGMLVPAGVYAALNAGTPALKGWAIPMATDIAFAIGCLTLLKGRVSHGLVVFLTALAIFDDIGGILVIAMFYGTGLHGEWLLGAAAITFVLGVCNLYYVRNGVVYAVLGTALWYAMHHGGVHATIAGVVVGMMIPARPMRRGHQVLEELHGYIGQLLKEPEDESVRSGQLLHIEEQLEDIEPPLNRFVHLWHGWVAYGIVPLFALANSGISVSGMHLSDLLKPLPLGVMLGLFVGKQVGIFLFTWVTVKVGLAQMPGRANALQLHGVAVVAGIGFTVALFVAGLAFANEPQLLAEAKLGILLGSLLSAVVGYLLLRFGPTPRPRAEPASEPATGAA; translated from the coding sequence ATGGAGACCCGTACCGTTCCTCCCGTCCCCCGGATTTTCGAGGTCGCCGTCGCGCCCCTCCAGGCCTTCTTCCGGCTCGAGGCCAGCAGCGGCATCCTCCTGGCGCTGTGCGCCGTGGCGGCCATGATCTGGGCCAACTCCCCCTGGGCCGACAGCTATGTCACCCTCTTCGACGCCCAGCTGGCGCTCGGTCAGGGAGACACCCTGTCCCACTTCACCTTCCGGGAGCTCATCAACGACGGGTTGATGACGATCTTCTTCTTCGTGGTGGGGATGGAGATCAAGCGCGAGCTGGCCGTGGGCGAGCTGCGCACCCTGTCCAAGGCGCTGCTGCCGCTCATCGCGGCGATGGGCGGCATGCTGGTGCCGGCGGGCGTCTACGCGGCCCTCAACGCGGGCACCCCGGCGCTCAAGGGGTGGGCCATTCCCATGGCCACGGACATCGCCTTCGCCATCGGCTGCCTCACTCTGCTCAAGGGGCGGGTGAGCCACGGGCTGGTGGTGTTCCTCACCGCGCTGGCCATCTTCGACGACATCGGCGGAATCCTGGTCATCGCCATGTTCTACGGCACGGGACTGCACGGGGAGTGGCTGCTGGGAGCCGCGGCGATCACCTTCGTACTGGGAGTGTGCAACCTCTACTACGTCCGCAACGGGGTGGTGTACGCGGTGCTGGGCACGGCGCTCTGGTACGCCATGCACCATGGGGGAGTGCACGCCACCATCGCGGGCGTGGTGGTGGGGATGATGATCCCCGCCAGGCCCATGCGCCGGGGCCACCAGGTGCTGGAGGAGCTGCACGGCTACATCGGTCAGCTCCTGAAGGAGCCCGAGGACGAGTCCGTGCGCAGCGGGCAGTTGCTGCACATCGAGGAGCAATTGGAGGACATCGAGCCGCCGCTCAACCGCTTCGTGCACCTGTGGCACGGGTGGGTGGCGTACGGAATCGTCCCGCTGTTCGCGCTGGCCAACTCGGGCATCTCCGTGAGTGGGATGCACCTGTCGGATCTGCTGAAGCCGCTGCCGCTGGGAGTGATGCTGGGCCTGTTCGTGGGTAAACAGGTGGGCATCTTCCTCTTCACCTGGGTGACGGTGAAGGTGGGGCTGGCGCAGATGCCGGGGCGCGCCAATGCCCTGCAACTGCACGGGGTGGCGGTGGTGGCGGGCATCGGCTTCACGGTGGCGCTGTTCGTGGCGGGGCTGGCCTTCGCCAACGAGCCGCAGCTGCTGGCGGAGGCGAAGCTGGGCATCCTGCTCGGCTCGCTGCTGTCGGCCGTGGTGGGCTACCTGCTGCTGCGCTTCGGCCCCACCCCCCGGCCCCGGGCGGAGCCGGCCTCCGAGCCCGCCACCGGGGCGGCCTGA
- a CDS encoding ABC1 kinase family protein has protein sequence MLLQDLNRVRQIGVIAARHGFGEWLERAGVWRLLGRREKVEVSPESQRASTARRFRMLLNDLGPTFVKLGQILSTRADLLPGEFIEELASLQDHVDPFPLEDVYAQIHESLGRDAKELFKQIDPEPLAAASIAQVHRAVTLEGEEVVVKVQRPGIAEQIDSDLVVLRSLARLLEAVVEETGIYTPTGIIDEFDRAIHEELDFVHEASNIRAFLENHRNRPYMKIPRVYAGLSSRTVLTMEFIRGVKISQAELSPEDKREVAGHILDASFRQLFEDGLFHGDPHPGNILVLEGNRLALLDFGVVGRLSRAMQETLVMLVLAVALKDSDSVARILYRVGVPDARANLVGFRNDIEGLLGRHLPTTLGEVDARSLMRDLLDLAVKYRIRIPKEYALLSRASVSTEGMMRTLYPDLNILEVAMPYAKELLADRYDPTQLQGGLMRTLLRFQSLAADLPTQLSQILLDLESGKFSVTVRADQFDKLNENLRSAAIVMFMGLCACGFIVGAFISFAQTPVMYQGVPVLGLLGIAMSAALFGATFTWYLFGKRFGKVRVSRWLGKKRRP, from the coding sequence GTGCTCCTCCAGGATTTGAACCGCGTCCGGCAGATTGGGGTCATCGCAGCGCGCCACGGCTTCGGCGAGTGGCTCGAGCGCGCGGGGGTGTGGCGCCTGCTCGGTCGGCGAGAGAAGGTGGAGGTGTCGCCCGAGTCCCAGCGTGCCTCCACCGCGCGCCGCTTCCGGATGCTGCTCAATGATCTCGGCCCCACCTTCGTGAAGCTGGGGCAGATCCTCTCCACGCGCGCGGACCTGCTGCCCGGTGAGTTCATCGAGGAGCTGGCCTCGCTGCAGGATCACGTGGATCCCTTCCCGCTGGAGGACGTGTACGCGCAGATCCACGAGTCGCTGGGCCGAGACGCGAAGGAGCTCTTCAAGCAGATCGATCCCGAGCCGCTGGCGGCGGCCTCCATCGCGCAGGTGCACCGGGCGGTGACGCTGGAGGGCGAGGAGGTGGTGGTCAAGGTCCAGCGGCCGGGGATCGCCGAGCAGATCGACTCGGACCTGGTGGTGCTGCGCTCGCTGGCGAGGCTGCTGGAGGCGGTGGTGGAGGAGACGGGCATCTACACGCCCACGGGGATCATCGACGAGTTCGACCGGGCCATCCACGAGGAGCTGGACTTCGTGCACGAGGCCTCGAACATCCGGGCCTTCCTGGAGAACCACCGCAACCGGCCGTACATGAAGATTCCGCGGGTGTATGCCGGGCTCAGCAGCCGCACGGTGCTGACGATGGAGTTCATCCGGGGGGTGAAGATCAGCCAGGCGGAGCTGTCGCCGGAGGACAAGCGGGAGGTGGCGGGCCACATCCTGGACGCGAGCTTCCGGCAGCTCTTCGAGGACGGGCTGTTCCACGGAGATCCGCACCCGGGGAACATCCTGGTGCTGGAGGGCAACCGGCTGGCGCTGCTGGACTTCGGGGTGGTGGGCCGGCTGTCGCGCGCCATGCAGGAGACGCTGGTGATGCTGGTGCTGGCGGTGGCGCTCAAGGACAGCGACTCGGTGGCGCGCATCCTCTACCGGGTGGGCGTGCCGGACGCGCGGGCCAACCTGGTGGGCTTCCGCAACGACATCGAGGGCCTGCTCGGCAGGCACCTGCCGACGACCCTGGGCGAGGTGGACGCGCGCAGCCTGATGAGGGACCTGCTGGACCTGGCGGTGAAATACCGGATCCGGATTCCGAAGGAGTACGCGCTGCTGAGCCGGGCGTCGGTGTCGACGGAGGGGATGATGCGCACGCTCTACCCGGACCTGAACATCCTCGAGGTGGCGATGCCGTACGCCAAGGAGCTGCTGGCGGACCGGTATGACCCGACCCAGCTCCAGGGCGGGCTGATGCGCACGCTCCTGCGCTTCCAGTCGCTGGCGGCGGACCTGCCGACACAGCTGTCGCAGATCCTGTTGGATCTGGAGTCGGGGAAGTTCAGCGTGACGGTGCGGGCGGATCAATTCGACAAGCTGAACGAGAACCTGCGGAGCGCGGCGATCGTGATGTTCATGGGCCTGTGCGCGTGCGGGTTCATCGTGGGGGCGTTCATCTCGTTCGCGCAGACGCCGGTGATGTACCAGGGCGTGCCGGTGCTGGGGCTCCTGGGCATCGCCATGTCCGCGGCGCTCTTCGGCGCGACCTTCACCTGGTACCTGTTCGGCAAACGCTTCGGGAAGGTGCGCGTGAGCCGCTGGCTGGGGAAGAAGCGCCGCCCGTGA
- a CDS encoding ABC transporter substrate-binding protein: protein MSRRLLMLCMSLLSLGGLVNCSKSPKEGAQQTPAPTAKTEAAVKATALTITQEQQASWIRNFNPLLVPGTARWPTRAGIYEPLMIYNTVKGELVPWLAVKHEWSADNKKLTLTLRPGVKWSDGQPFTAKDVAFTFELLKKHKALDFPAVWAFLESVQAKDDATVEFTLSRPFVPGMLYVVHQPIVPEHKWKDVADPVMYKNETPVATGPFTEVKVFQNQVFELGRNPHYWQQGKPAVESLRFPAYPGNDQANLALLTGELDWAGSFVPDIERVFVNKDKDNNHYWFPLVGNTTTLYVNTTKKPFDDVRVRKAISMAIDREQIVKVAMYGYTRPSDATGLSDTHDKWRNPEAVAAGDWTRLDIAKANALLDEAGFKKGEDGVRVGPDKKPLRFDVNCVTGWSDWVRAAQIITQNLKQIGIDASLKTYDFSPYFERVQKGEYDMSMGWTSDEPTPYYVYRDLMSSETLRPTGELAARNWNRFSNKEADALLKAFEGTNDPEEQKKIAHQLQMIFVQNAPVIPLFPGPSWGEYSTRRFTNFPNKDNPYSKLTPNSPPENLFVLVEVKPK from the coding sequence ATGTCACGTCGGCTGCTGATGCTCTGTATGTCCCTGCTGTCGCTCGGGGGCCTCGTCAACTGTTCGAAGAGCCCCAAGGAGGGCGCCCAGCAAACCCCAGCGCCGACCGCCAAGACCGAGGCCGCCGTGAAAGCCACGGCGCTCACGATCACTCAAGAGCAGCAGGCCTCGTGGATCCGGAACTTCAATCCCCTGCTCGTGCCGGGCACCGCGCGCTGGCCGACCCGCGCCGGCATCTACGAGCCGCTGATGATCTACAACACGGTCAAGGGCGAGCTCGTGCCCTGGCTGGCCGTGAAGCACGAGTGGAGCGCGGACAACAAGAAGCTCACCCTGACCCTGCGCCCTGGCGTGAAGTGGTCGGATGGTCAGCCGTTCACGGCCAAGGACGTGGCCTTCACCTTCGAGCTGCTCAAGAAGCACAAGGCGCTGGATTTCCCGGCGGTGTGGGCGTTCCTCGAGAGCGTCCAGGCCAAGGATGACGCGACGGTCGAGTTCACCCTGTCGCGGCCCTTCGTGCCCGGCATGCTCTACGTCGTCCACCAGCCGATCGTGCCGGAGCACAAGTGGAAGGACGTCGCCGACCCGGTCATGTACAAGAACGAGACGCCCGTGGCCACGGGCCCGTTCACCGAGGTGAAGGTCTTCCAGAATCAGGTCTTCGAGCTCGGGCGCAACCCGCACTACTGGCAGCAGGGCAAGCCGGCCGTCGAGAGCCTCCGCTTCCCGGCGTACCCGGGCAATGATCAGGCGAACCTCGCCCTGCTCACCGGTGAGCTGGACTGGGCGGGCAGCTTCGTGCCCGACATCGAGCGCGTCTTCGTCAACAAGGACAAGGACAACAACCACTACTGGTTCCCGCTCGTCGGCAACACGACGACGCTCTATGTGAACACCACCAAGAAGCCCTTCGACGACGTCCGCGTGCGCAAGGCCATCAGCATGGCGATCGACCGCGAGCAGATCGTCAAGGTGGCCATGTATGGCTACACGCGGCCCTCCGACGCGACGGGGCTCAGCGACACGCACGACAAGTGGCGCAACCCCGAGGCCGTGGCGGCGGGTGATTGGACCAGGCTCGATATCGCCAAGGCCAACGCGCTGCTCGACGAGGCGGGCTTCAAGAAGGGTGAGGACGGGGTGCGCGTGGGTCCGGACAAGAAGCCCCTGCGCTTCGACGTCAACTGCGTCACCGGTTGGTCGGACTGGGTGCGCGCGGCGCAGATCATCACGCAGAACCTCAAGCAGATCGGCATCGACGCCAGCCTGAAGACCTACGACTTCAGCCCCTACTTCGAGCGCGTCCAGAAGGGCGAGTACGACATGAGCATGGGGTGGACGTCGGATGAGCCGACGCCCTACTACGTCTACCGCGACCTCATGTCGAGCGAGACGCTCCGGCCCACGGGAGAGCTCGCGGCCCGTAACTGGAACCGCTTCTCCAACAAGGAGGCCGACGCGCTCCTGAAGGCCTTCGAGGGCACGAATGACCCCGAGGAGCAGAAGAAGATCGCGCACCAGCTGCAGATGATCTTCGTGCAGAACGCGCCGGTCATCCCCCTCTTTCCGGGTCCGTCGTGGGGCGAGTACAGTACGCGTCGCTTCACGAACTTCCCCAACAAGGACAACCCCTACTCGAAGCTGACGCCGAACAGCCCCCCCGAGAACCTGTTCGTCCTTGTCGAAGTGAAGCCCAAGTAG
- a CDS encoding beta-glucosidase, giving the protein MSKQSKDYKARAQELVSQMTLEEKALLLSGNGAWTTHPIARLGIPSIFMTDGPHGLRKAQGLNISESVPATCFPTASSLASTWNTELIQQVGAAMARECQANDVQLLLGPGINMKRSPLGGRNFEYFSEDPLLAGQLAASYIQGVQSEGVGTSLKHFAVNNQEFERMVNDSNLDERTLREIYLPAFEIAITQAQPWSVMCAYNKVNGVYASENPLLLEQILRKEWEFEGFVVSDWGAVHDRVKGVLAGLHLEMPGSGDVNRKKIIEAVNAGQLPVSRLDEVVGALLAVVLKASESRRSGARADLEQHHVLARQVAGESIVLLKNEDHLLPVDVGGKKKIALIGAFAKDPRYQGAGSSQVNPTRISNAYDELVALVGGSERIGYASGYDSEGVTTAQLLDEARQQAKDADVAIVFAGLPDSHESEGFDRASLDIPEGHNRLIDAVSQVQPNTVVVLMNGSAITLPWVGRVKAILEAWLTGQAGGGAIADILTGKVNPSAKLAETFPQRLEDTPTATEFPGLNQQAYYGEGVFIGYRYYDKKNITPLFPFGFGLSYTTFAYSDLTLGAQSIKDTDSLTVQLKVKNTGKVAGKEIVQLYIREDRPVVSRPDKELKAFTKVALEPGQEKTVTFTLKRRDFAYYDTTHHRWTVNPGRFDILVGGSSRDLPLRKHVQVETTQVPVPKLTRESMVKEFKNHPKGKAFYPQLKNVIMGSFEEPTPVKRTPREEYARKKAEMSTLVFVNDMPAYKLIAFSEGKFTEQMLNDILAQVQ; this is encoded by the coding sequence ATGTCCAAACAATCCAAAGACTACAAGGCAAGAGCGCAGGAACTGGTGTCCCAGATGACGCTGGAGGAGAAGGCCCTGCTCTTGTCTGGCAATGGCGCGTGGACGACCCACCCGATCGCGCGGCTGGGCATCCCCTCCATCTTCATGACGGATGGTCCGCATGGACTCAGGAAGGCGCAGGGGCTGAACATCTCGGAGAGCGTTCCCGCGACCTGCTTCCCGACGGCGTCCTCGCTGGCCTCCACCTGGAACACGGAGCTCATCCAACAGGTGGGCGCCGCCATGGCCCGGGAGTGCCAGGCCAACGACGTCCAGTTGCTGTTGGGGCCGGGCATCAACATGAAGCGCTCTCCCCTGGGTGGGCGCAACTTCGAGTACTTCTCCGAGGACCCCCTCCTGGCCGGTCAGCTGGCGGCGTCCTACATCCAGGGTGTCCAGAGCGAGGGCGTGGGTACCTCGTTGAAGCACTTCGCGGTGAACAACCAGGAGTTCGAGCGGATGGTGAACGACTCGAACCTGGATGAAAGGACCCTGCGAGAGATCTACCTGCCCGCCTTCGAGATCGCGATCACCCAGGCCCAGCCATGGTCGGTGATGTGCGCCTACAACAAGGTGAATGGTGTCTACGCCTCCGAGAACCCCCTCCTGCTCGAGCAGATCCTCCGGAAGGAGTGGGAGTTCGAGGGGTTCGTGGTGTCGGATTGGGGCGCCGTCCACGATCGCGTGAAGGGCGTCCTGGCCGGGCTGCACCTGGAGATGCCCGGCAGCGGCGACGTGAATCGCAAGAAGATCATCGAGGCCGTCAACGCGGGACAACTGCCAGTCTCGCGCCTGGACGAGGTGGTGGGCGCGCTGCTCGCGGTGGTCCTCAAGGCCTCGGAGAGCCGCCGGAGCGGGGCGCGCGCCGACCTGGAGCAGCACCATGTCCTGGCGAGGCAGGTGGCGGGTGAGAGCATCGTCCTGCTGAAGAACGAGGATCACCTCCTGCCGGTCGACGTGGGTGGGAAGAAGAAGATCGCCCTGATTGGCGCTTTCGCCAAGGACCCCCGCTACCAGGGCGCTGGAAGCTCGCAGGTGAATCCGACCCGCATCTCCAACGCGTATGACGAGCTGGTGGCGCTCGTGGGCGGGAGCGAGCGCATCGGTTACGCGAGCGGCTACGACTCGGAGGGAGTCACCACCGCGCAGCTGCTCGACGAAGCACGGCAGCAGGCGAAGGACGCGGACGTGGCCATCGTCTTCGCTGGACTGCCCGACAGCCACGAGTCCGAGGGATTCGACCGCGCCTCCCTGGACATCCCCGAGGGGCACAACCGGTTGATCGACGCGGTCAGCCAGGTCCAGCCCAACACGGTGGTGGTGTTGATGAACGGCTCCGCCATCACCCTGCCCTGGGTGGGCCGGGTGAAGGCCATCCTGGAGGCCTGGCTGACGGGACAGGCGGGCGGAGGAGCCATCGCCGATATCCTGACCGGCAAGGTGAACCCCTCGGCGAAGCTGGCGGAGACCTTCCCGCAGAGGCTCGAGGACACGCCGACCGCCACCGAGTTCCCCGGACTCAACCAGCAGGCCTACTACGGCGAAGGCGTCTTCATCGGCTACCGGTACTACGACAAGAAGAACATCACCCCGCTGTTCCCCTTTGGCTTCGGGCTGAGCTACACCACCTTCGCCTACTCGGACCTGACCCTCGGCGCGCAGTCCATCAAAGACACGGACAGCCTGACCGTGCAGCTGAAGGTCAAGAACACGGGGAAGGTGGCTGGAAAGGAGATCGTCCAGCTCTACATCCGTGAGGACAGGCCCGTGGTGAGCCGTCCGGACAAGGAGCTCAAGGCCTTCACCAAGGTGGCGCTCGAGCCCGGTCAGGAGAAGACGGTGACCTTCACGCTGAAGCGGCGTGATTTCGCCTACTACGACACCACCCACCACCGCTGGACCGTCAACCCGGGCCGGTTCGACATCCTGGTCGGTGGTTCGTCCAGGGACCTGCCGCTGAGAAAGCACGTCCAGGTGGAGACGACCCAGGTGCCCGTGCCCAAGCTGACGCGCGAGTCCATGGTGAAGGAGTTCAAGAACCACCCCAAGGGCAAGGCGTTCTACCCGCAGCTGAAGAACGTCATCATGGGCAGCTTCGAGGAGCCGACGCCCGTGAAACGCACCCCGCGGGAGGAGTACGCCCGGAAGAAGGCCGAGATGTCGACGCTGGTGTTCGTCAACGACATGCCCGCCTACAAACTGATCGCCTTCTCCGAGGGCAAGTTCACCGAGCAGATGCTCAACGACATCCTGGCGCAGGTTCAGTAG